The proteins below come from a single Papaver somniferum cultivar HN1 chromosome 11, ASM357369v1, whole genome shotgun sequence genomic window:
- the LOC113320180 gene encoding adenine/guanine permease AZG1-like, giving the protein MEIESAATPIQKPSLTNRLNSYVAETRVGKRFKLAERKTTFTTEIRAGTTTFLTMAYILAVNASILTDSGGTCSVSDCIPLCNIQEISIRNCSGIDISTGRQLNIINPDVSCKFPPINPGYTSCLERVRKDLIVATVVSSLIGCFIMGALANLPLALAPGMGTNAYFAYTVVGFHGSGTIPYKTALAAVFLEGLIFLAISAVGLRAKLAKLVPKPVRISSSAGIGLFLAFIGLQNNQGIGLVGYSSSTLVTLAACPRSSRASLAPVLSAVNGTVSLLQGGTVSGDIYCLNHRMESPTFWLGIVGFLIIAFCLVKNVKGAMIYGIVFVTAVSWFRNTGVTVFPNTDSGNSSFAYFKKVVDVHKIESTAGALSFKGMNKGYFWEALITFLYVDILDTTGTLYSMARFAGFSDINGDFEGQYFAFMSDAASIVVGSLLGTSPVTTFIESSTGIREGGRTGLTALTVSVCFFFAFFFTPLLASIPAWAVGPPLILVGVLMMKSVVEIEWNDMKQAIPAFITLLLMPLTYSIAYGLIGGIATYVVLNLFDWGEDLLRKLGILKKKKEVKRRDNVENEGVTNGNINHTDRDVKALEV; this is encoded by the coding sequence ATGGAGATCGAATCAGCAGCAACACCGATCCAGAAACCATCATTAACAAATCGTTTAAACTCATACGTAGCAGAAACCCGAGTTGGAAAACGATTCAAACTAGcagaaagaaaaacaacattcaCAACAGAAATTCGTGCAGGAACAACAACTTTTCTAACCATGGCATACATATTAGCAGTAAACGCTAGTATTTTAACAGATTCAGGAGGAACTTGTTCAGTTTCAGATTGTATTCCGTTATGTAATATTCAAGAAATATCCATCAGAAATTGTTCAGGTATTGATATTTCAACAGGTAGAcaactcaacatcatcaacccaGACGTTTCATGTAAGTTTCCACCGATTAATCCAGGTTATACGTCTTGTTTAGAGCGAGTTAGAAAAGATTTGATCGTTGCTACTGTTGTTTCTTCACTGATTGGGTGTTTCATTATGGGTGCACTGGCTAATTTACCTTTAGCTTTAGCACCAGGGATGGGTACTAATGCTTACTTTGCATATACTGTTGTTGGGTTTCATGGAAGTGGTACTATTCCTTATAAGACAGCTTTAGCAGCTGTTTTCCTCGAAGGCTTAATTTTTCTTGCGATTTCAGCAGTGGGTTTAAGAGCTAAACTTGCTAAACTCGTTCCTAAGCCTGTTCGAATCAGTTCATCAGCTGGAATCGGTTTGTTTTTAGCTTTTATTGGGTTACAGAACAATCAAGGAATCGGTTTAGTTGGTTACAGTTCATCAACTCTGGTGACATTAGCTGCTTGCCCTAGAAGTTCTCGCGCTTCATTAGCACCCGTTTTATCGGCTGTGAATGGAACAGTTTCGTTACTGCAAGGAGGTACCGTATCGGGTGATATTTACTGCTTAAATCATCGTATGGAAAGTCCGACTTTTTGGTTAGGTATCGTTGGTTTTCTCATCATTGCGTTTTGTTTAGTAAAAAACGTCAAAGGAGCGATGATTTACGGTATCGTTTTCGTAACGGCTGTTTCTTGGTTTCGTAACACCGGGGTTACCGTTTTCCCAAACACCGATTCAGGTAACTCGTCTTTCGCGTATTTTAAGAAAGTAGTTGACGTCCATAAAATTGAAAGTACAGCAGGGGCATTAAGTTTTAAAGGTATGAACAAAGGGTATTTTTGGGAAGCTCTGATCACATTCCTATACGTTGATATTCTTGACACAACTGGGACCCTATATTCAATGGctagatttgctggtttttctgATATTAATGGTGACTTTGAAGGTCAATATTTCGCATTCATGTCTGATGCAGCATCAATAGTTGTAGGGTCATTGTTAGGTACATCTCCAGTGACAACATTTATAGAATCATCCACTGGTATTAGAGAAGGAGGGAGGACCGGGTTAACGGCGTTAACAGTTTCCGTTTGTTTTTTCTTTGCATTCTTTTTTACACCATTATTAGCTTCAATACCAGCTTGGGCAGTAGGACCGCCATTGATTTTAGTTGGTGTTTTGATGATGAAATCAGTAGTTGAGATTGAATGGAATGATATGAAACAAGCTATACCAGCATTCATCACATTGCTCTTGATGCCACTGACTTATTCTATAGCTTATGGTCTCATTGGTGGCATTGCAACTTATGTTGTCTTGAACCTCTTTGATTGGGGTGAAGATCTTTTGAGGAAATTAGgcattttgaagaagaagaaggaggtgaAAAGGAGGGATAATGTTGAAAATGAAGGAGTCACAAATGGGAATATTAATCATACTGATAGAGATGTTAAAGCACTTGAAGTTTAA